Proteins encoded in a region of the Magallana gigas chromosome 8, xbMagGiga1.1, whole genome shotgun sequence genome:
- the LOC105338086 gene encoding macrophage mannose receptor 1 yields the protein MFINILAALTISLFTGALCYPSCPLGSGWVAYNGSCYLFSNHKLKYSEAFAECGQLDSDLLYFYTEADRLDFVAVINNQKKYKERWWTSLTDAGHPGGWTWGNNAAATLATGNSVVWNSEPDDTHHLENCVALNNQGAISDEDCTEQHSYLCEYTSTTGCIDGWTQSGTSCYLFSSQYDVSSWKAASATCANYQVSTTRPTYLARIETNQELITLGMLFSTMSETSQIWWIGMTDQAVEGVWRWENGQKVQLGILNWANEPNNLGGLQHCGLIYNNGRFGDESCDTLAYYVCKTQTTDAMPAMNKLGCPNNWLRAGHKCYKFNTGASHTWQESSDACHRTNSRLLQITTKDQKDWIQYITMRFRAFAFWSGLHFHPGDKTWYWTNEQKASMDLVRWNAEPNDFDGQENCGLILQDGTFNDFSCFKPLPYICELQSEDAPCPSGWVPSPSEDDFSCYYISNTTQGVRATWYESRDLCQKLITNMDGYLLAINNQEELTFIVNLVKQRPTALGWWTGLNDLKTEGVWVYDTDFNNPVPAGLIPWNKEPNNSGGSDYCAVIYYGGRYNDVDCSMKAAYICETDAFRNSLGSKQDINMRMILFIVLLTSFQMR from the exons atgtttatcaatATATTGGCGGCACTGACCATCTCTTTATTCACAG GGGCTCTCTGTTACCCCTCATGTCCGCTTGGCTCCGGATGGGTCGCCTACAACGGCTCCTGCTATTTATTCAGCAACCACAAGTTAAAATACAGCGAGGCTTTTGCCGAGTGTGGACAACTGGATTCAGATCTGCTCTATTTCTACACCGAGGCCGATCGG CTTGACTTTGTGGCGGTAATAAACaaccagaaaaaatacaaagaaagatGGTGGACATCACTCACAGACGCCGGTCATCCCGGGGGATGGACCTGGGGCAACAATGCCGCCGCTACCCTGGCTACGGGCAACTCTGT CGTTTGGAACTCAGAACCAGACGATACTCACCACTTGGAGAACTGTGTAGCCCTGAACAACCAGGGAGCCATCAGTGACGAGGACTGTACGGAACAACACAGCTACCTCTGCGAGTATACATCCA CTACAGGATGTATTGACGGTTGGACGCAGTCAGGGACTTCCTGTTACCTTTTCTCCTCGCAGTATGACGTCAGTTCCTGGAAAGCGGCTAGCGCCACTTGTGCCAACTACCAAGTATCCACCACCAGACCAACCTACTTAGCAAGGATCGAAACCAACCAGGAACTT ATAACACTTGGCATGCTGTTTTCGACAATGTCAGAAACCAGCCAGATATGGTGGATAGGCATGACGGACCAGGCTGTGGAGGGAGTGTGGAGATGGGAGAACGGCCAAAAAGTCCAGCTCGGTATTCT AAACTGGGCAAACGAACCGAACAACCTTGGCGGATTGCAACACTGTGGCTTGATTTACAACAACGGCAGATTTGGTGATGAGTCTTGCGACACTCTGGCTTATTATGTGTGCAAAACTCAAACTACAG ACGCCATGCCCGCTATGAACAAACTGGGTTGTCCAAACAATTGGTTGCGTGCTGGACACAAGTGCTATAAGTTCAACACTGGAGCAAGCCATACTTGGCAGGAGTCCAGCGACGCTTGCCACAGAACAAACTCTCGTCTGCTTCAGATTACTACCAAAGACCAAAAG GATTGGATTCAGTACATAACAATGCGGTTTCGTGCCTTCGCTTTCTGGTCTGGTCTCCATTTTCATCCTGGTGACAAAACTTGGTACTGGACAAACGAACAGAAAGCTAGTATGGATTTGGT GCGTTGGAATGCTGAACCTAATGATTTCGATGGACAGGAAAACTGTGGTCTTATACTTCAAGACGGCACTTTCAATGATTTCTCCTGCTTCAAACCTCTCCCATATATCTGTGAACTTCAGTCAGAAG ATGCCCCCTGTCCGTCTGGCTGGGTACCGTCGCCATCAGAGGACGACTTCAGCTGTTACTACATCAGCAACACTACACAGGGAGTAAGGGCCACGTGGTATGAGTCACGTGATCTTTGTCAAAAGTTGATTACGAATATGGATGGATACCTCCTTGCAATTAACAACCAAGAAGAACTG ACGTTTATTGTGAATCTAGTGAAGCAGCGGCCTACAGCCCTGGGGTGGTGGACGGGTCTGAATGATCTCAAGACAGAGGGTGTGTGGGTGTACGACACAGACTTCAATAACCCGGTCCCAGCCGGTCTCAT ACCATGGAACAAAGAGCCGAATAACTCCGGCGGATCTGACTACTGCGCAGTAATTTATTATGGCGGACGGTACAATGACGTCGACTGCAGCATGAAGGCCGCTTATATCTGTGAGACGGACGCCTTTAGGAACAGTTTAG gtTCAAAGCAAGATATCAATATGCGAATGATTCTTTTTATTGTGTTGTTGACAAGTTTTCAAATGAGGTGA
- the LOC105337566 gene encoding nucleolar complex protein 3 homolog isoform X2: protein MAAKKSVKRGGKGKGYKASSTKLTNKRTSKLAKQGKLKPKKKKKGWGELNQQSEIQNHHRVNGRDELVPVEENDLSDQDLDFYGTPGTASSFISDAKFGSLSKETVSKGKKRKKNIDEGEEENYEQKPRKLFAKEENIKSLLPIKTSHGVIPQMTQIKQEEPEIKEETIEKSETATPEKQEELPTLTNIELYANRQEKLRARKARIAALASSLIENPEENIKKLKELRSYVTECDPDMFLTVRKLAMISMMEVFKDIIPGYRIRLPTEAEKAAKLKKETKKIRDFEETFLLNYKKYLEFLEMTCKGKLVEDKDNRFGKSGAELRPSPAASQSLSVLAAKCLCEILKAHPHFNYRNNIITVLVPHMNKGNKEVRDIVCDTVREIFRSDKSGEVSLEIVKSISRMVKIREFKVKREVLDSFLSLKIKEVDYDGDLVKQDGKTRKEMMKKMSRRERKKKKKMELLEHELLETKASEDKNKKIKMHTEIVQTIFHTYFRVLKSLHQSSLLSTVLEGLARFAHLINVDFFEDLFNVFNNLIDSGNLGYRESLHCIKTAFVILMGQGEVLNIDPMRFYTHLYNTILNVHAGVSSDDTSLVLDCVECMLGRRRRQISQQRVLAFIKRICTLSLQQDGHCCVALLAVLRSFVVNFKSSELLFDNETQGSGMFLPELPHPEHSNAHNTMLWEITLLKNHYHPVVRQFAAHLGKMAPTSGEGQLPVDLLRRDPKQFLQDFKPTEIFFGIEFPKKCSTKKKYFKPGTEFTQPEFSQIVADTCRLMDGGKGSTEEPREDSVT, encoded by the exons ATGGCTGCG AAAAAGTCGGTCAAGCGTGGGGGTAAAGGTAAAGGCTACAAGGCTAGTTCTACTAAACTTACCAATAAAAGGACGTCTAAACTAGCCAAGCAGGGAAAACTGAAAccaaagaagaagaagaaagggTGGGGAGAACTGAATCAACAGAGTGAAATTCAAAACCACCACCGGGTGAACGGCAGGGATGAATTGGTTCCAGTAGAGGAGAATGATTTGAGTGACCAGGATCTAGATTTTTATGGTACACCAGGAACGGCATCAAGCTTCATATCTGATGCCAAATTTGG ATCATTGTCCAAAGAAACAGTTAGCAaaggaaagaaaagaaaaaagaacatTGATGAAGGAGAGGAGGAGAACTATGAACAGAAACCACGTAAACTGTTTGCAAAAGAAGAAAACATCAAATCTTTGTTACCAATAAAAACAAGCCATGGGGTCATACCACAAATGACGCAGATAAAACAAG AGGAACCTGAAATAAAAGAAGAGACGATTGAAAAATCTGAGACAGCAACTccagaaaaacaagaagaattaCCTACCCTTACAAATATAGAACTGTATGCTAACAGACAGGAAAAACTGAGAGCAAGAAAAGCCCGAATAGCAGCCTTAGCCAGCTCGCTCATAGAAAACCCAGAGGAAAAT ATTAAGAAGTTGAAGGAGCTGAGGTCGTACGTGACGGAGTGCGATCCTGACATGTTTCTGACCGTCCGTAAGCTGGCCATGATCTCCATGATGGAGGTGTTTAAAGACATCATTCCAGGCTACAGGATCAGACTACCAACAGAGGCTGAAAAAGCTGCCAAG CTGAAGAAAGAAACCAAGAAAATCAGGGACTTTGAAGAGACTTTCTTGTTGAACTATAAAAAGTATTTAGAGTTTCTAGAAATGACATGTAAAG GTAAACTTGTGGAAGACAAGGATAACAGATTTGGGAAGAGTGGGGCAGAACTGAGACCTTCTCCTGCTGCTTCTCAG TCCCTGTCGGTGCTGGCCGCTAAATGCCTGTGTGAAATCCTGAAGGCACACCCCCACTTTAACTACAGAAACAACATCATCACGGTACTGGTGCCCCACATGAACAAGGGAAACAAGGAG GTCAGGGATATTGTATGTGACACAGTCAGAGAGATATTCAGAAGTGACAAGTCTGGAGAAGTGTCGTTGGAG ATCGTGAAGAGCATAAGTAGAATGGTCAAGATCCGCGAGTTCAAGGTCAAGAGAGAG GTGCTGGATTCGTTTCTAAGTCTCAAAATCAAAGAGGTGGACTATGATGGAGACTTGGTGAAGCAGGATGGGAAGACGAGGAAAGAAATGATGAAGAAGATGTCTCGACGAGAGCGCAAA aaaaagaagaagatggAGCTATTGGAGCATGAACTTCTAGAAACAAAAGCATCAGAggacaaaaacaaaaagattaaGATG caCACAGAAATCGTTCAAACTATATTCCACACATACTTCCGAGTCTTGAAGAGCCTGCATCAGTCCTCCCTGTTGTCTACAGTGTTAGAAGGATTAGCCAG ATTTGCCCATCTAATCAATGTGGATTTCTTTGAAGACTTGTTCAATGTGTTCAACAATTTGATAGACTCAGGG AACCTGGGTTATAGAGAGTCACTCCATTGTATAAAAACTGCCTTTGTTATTCTGATGGGGCAAGGAGAAGTGCTGAATATTGACCCCATGAGGTTCTACACCCATCTGTACAACACTATCCTGAATGTACATGCCG GCGTGTCCAGTGATGACACCTCATTGGTACTGGATTGTGTGGAGTGTATGCTGGGACGAAGACGACGACAG ATTTCCCAGCAACGAGTTCTGGCATTCATCAAGAGGATCTGTACCCTGAGTCTTCAGCAGGACGGACACTGTTGTGTGGCTCTGTTAGCCGTTCTACGAAGTTTTGTGGTG AATTTCAAGTCGAGCGAACTGCTGTTTGATAATGAGACCCAAGGGAGCGGAATGTTCCTACCGGAGTTACCTCACCCTGAACATAGTAATGCACACAACACAATGTTATGGGAGATAACCCTGCTGAAG AACCATTACCATCCTGTGGTCAGACAGTTTGCTGCTCATCTAGGAAAGATGGCACCTACTTCTGGGGAAGGTCAGCTTCCTGTTGACTTACTTCGCAG GGACCCAAAGCAGTTTTTACAGGATTTTAAACCAACAGAAATTTTCTTTGGAATAGAATTTCCAAAGAAGTGTTccacaaaaaagaaatattttaaa CCTGGTACAGAGTTTACACAACCAGAATTCAGCCAAATAGTTGCTGACACATGCAGACTGATGGACGGGGGAAAGGGAAGTACAGAAGAACCACGCGAAGACAGTGTTACTTGA
- the LOC105337566 gene encoding nucleolar complex protein 3 homolog isoform X1, producing MKILTSIKKSVKRGGKGKGYKASSTKLTNKRTSKLAKQGKLKPKKKKKGWGELNQQSEIQNHHRVNGRDELVPVEENDLSDQDLDFYGTPGTASSFISDAKFGSLSKETVSKGKKRKKNIDEGEEENYEQKPRKLFAKEENIKSLLPIKTSHGVIPQMTQIKQEEPEIKEETIEKSETATPEKQEELPTLTNIELYANRQEKLRARKARIAALASSLIENPEENIKKLKELRSYVTECDPDMFLTVRKLAMISMMEVFKDIIPGYRIRLPTEAEKAAKLKKETKKIRDFEETFLLNYKKYLEFLEMTCKGKLVEDKDNRFGKSGAELRPSPAASQSLSVLAAKCLCEILKAHPHFNYRNNIITVLVPHMNKGNKEVRDIVCDTVREIFRSDKSGEVSLEIVKSISRMVKIREFKVKREVLDSFLSLKIKEVDYDGDLVKQDGKTRKEMMKKMSRRERKKKKKMELLEHELLETKASEDKNKKIKMHTEIVQTIFHTYFRVLKSLHQSSLLSTVLEGLARFAHLINVDFFEDLFNVFNNLIDSGNLGYRESLHCIKTAFVILMGQGEVLNIDPMRFYTHLYNTILNVHAGVSSDDTSLVLDCVECMLGRRRRQISQQRVLAFIKRICTLSLQQDGHCCVALLAVLRSFVVNFKSSELLFDNETQGSGMFLPELPHPEHSNAHNTMLWEITLLKNHYHPVVRQFAAHLGKMAPTSGEGQLPVDLLRRDPKQFLQDFKPTEIFFGIEFPKKCSTKKKYFKPGTEFTQPEFSQIVADTCRLMDGGKGSTEEPREDSVT from the exons ATGAAAATACTGACGAGCATT AAAAAGTCGGTCAAGCGTGGGGGTAAAGGTAAAGGCTACAAGGCTAGTTCTACTAAACTTACCAATAAAAGGACGTCTAAACTAGCCAAGCAGGGAAAACTGAAAccaaagaagaagaagaaagggTGGGGAGAACTGAATCAACAGAGTGAAATTCAAAACCACCACCGGGTGAACGGCAGGGATGAATTGGTTCCAGTAGAGGAGAATGATTTGAGTGACCAGGATCTAGATTTTTATGGTACACCAGGAACGGCATCAAGCTTCATATCTGATGCCAAATTTGG ATCATTGTCCAAAGAAACAGTTAGCAaaggaaagaaaagaaaaaagaacatTGATGAAGGAGAGGAGGAGAACTATGAACAGAAACCACGTAAACTGTTTGCAAAAGAAGAAAACATCAAATCTTTGTTACCAATAAAAACAAGCCATGGGGTCATACCACAAATGACGCAGATAAAACAAG AGGAACCTGAAATAAAAGAAGAGACGATTGAAAAATCTGAGACAGCAACTccagaaaaacaagaagaattaCCTACCCTTACAAATATAGAACTGTATGCTAACAGACAGGAAAAACTGAGAGCAAGAAAAGCCCGAATAGCAGCCTTAGCCAGCTCGCTCATAGAAAACCCAGAGGAAAAT ATTAAGAAGTTGAAGGAGCTGAGGTCGTACGTGACGGAGTGCGATCCTGACATGTTTCTGACCGTCCGTAAGCTGGCCATGATCTCCATGATGGAGGTGTTTAAAGACATCATTCCAGGCTACAGGATCAGACTACCAACAGAGGCTGAAAAAGCTGCCAAG CTGAAGAAAGAAACCAAGAAAATCAGGGACTTTGAAGAGACTTTCTTGTTGAACTATAAAAAGTATTTAGAGTTTCTAGAAATGACATGTAAAG GTAAACTTGTGGAAGACAAGGATAACAGATTTGGGAAGAGTGGGGCAGAACTGAGACCTTCTCCTGCTGCTTCTCAG TCCCTGTCGGTGCTGGCCGCTAAATGCCTGTGTGAAATCCTGAAGGCACACCCCCACTTTAACTACAGAAACAACATCATCACGGTACTGGTGCCCCACATGAACAAGGGAAACAAGGAG GTCAGGGATATTGTATGTGACACAGTCAGAGAGATATTCAGAAGTGACAAGTCTGGAGAAGTGTCGTTGGAG ATCGTGAAGAGCATAAGTAGAATGGTCAAGATCCGCGAGTTCAAGGTCAAGAGAGAG GTGCTGGATTCGTTTCTAAGTCTCAAAATCAAAGAGGTGGACTATGATGGAGACTTGGTGAAGCAGGATGGGAAGACGAGGAAAGAAATGATGAAGAAGATGTCTCGACGAGAGCGCAAA aaaaagaagaagatggAGCTATTGGAGCATGAACTTCTAGAAACAAAAGCATCAGAggacaaaaacaaaaagattaaGATG caCACAGAAATCGTTCAAACTATATTCCACACATACTTCCGAGTCTTGAAGAGCCTGCATCAGTCCTCCCTGTTGTCTACAGTGTTAGAAGGATTAGCCAG ATTTGCCCATCTAATCAATGTGGATTTCTTTGAAGACTTGTTCAATGTGTTCAACAATTTGATAGACTCAGGG AACCTGGGTTATAGAGAGTCACTCCATTGTATAAAAACTGCCTTTGTTATTCTGATGGGGCAAGGAGAAGTGCTGAATATTGACCCCATGAGGTTCTACACCCATCTGTACAACACTATCCTGAATGTACATGCCG GCGTGTCCAGTGATGACACCTCATTGGTACTGGATTGTGTGGAGTGTATGCTGGGACGAAGACGACGACAG ATTTCCCAGCAACGAGTTCTGGCATTCATCAAGAGGATCTGTACCCTGAGTCTTCAGCAGGACGGACACTGTTGTGTGGCTCTGTTAGCCGTTCTACGAAGTTTTGTGGTG AATTTCAAGTCGAGCGAACTGCTGTTTGATAATGAGACCCAAGGGAGCGGAATGTTCCTACCGGAGTTACCTCACCCTGAACATAGTAATGCACACAACACAATGTTATGGGAGATAACCCTGCTGAAG AACCATTACCATCCTGTGGTCAGACAGTTTGCTGCTCATCTAGGAAAGATGGCACCTACTTCTGGGGAAGGTCAGCTTCCTGTTGACTTACTTCGCAG GGACCCAAAGCAGTTTTTACAGGATTTTAAACCAACAGAAATTTTCTTTGGAATAGAATTTCCAAAGAAGTGTTccacaaaaaagaaatattttaaa CCTGGTACAGAGTTTACACAACCAGAATTCAGCCAAATAGTTGCTGACACATGCAGACTGATGGACGGGGGAAAGGGAAGTACAGAAGAACCACGCGAAGACAGTGTTACTTGA